One genomic region from Enterobacter hormaechei ATCC 49162 encodes:
- the ppk1 gene encoding polyphosphate kinase 1 gives MGQEKLYIEKELSWLAFNERVLQEAADKSNPLIERMRFLGIYSNNLDEFYKVRFAELKRRIIISEEQGLNSHSRHLLGKIQSRVMKADQEFDGLYNELLLEMARNQIFLINERQLSANQQNWLRHYFKHYLRQHITPILINRETDLVQFLKDDYTYLAVEIIRGETINYALLEIPSDKVPRFVNLPPETPRRRKPMILLDNILRYCLDDIFKGFFDYDALNAYSMKMTRDAEYDLVHEMEASLMELMSSSLKQRLTAEPVRFVYQRDMPDAMVEMLRDKLTISRYDSIIPGGRYHNFKDFIGFPNVGKANLVNKPLPRLRHIWFDKFRNGFDAIRERDVLLYYPYHTFEHVLELLRQASFDPNVLAIKINIYRVAKDSRIIDAMIHAAHNGKKVTVVVELQARFDEEANIHWARRLTEAGVHVIFSAPGLKIHAKLFLISRKEGDDVVRYAHIGTGNFNEKTARIYTDYSLLTADARITNEVRRVFNFIENPYRPVSFDYLLVSPQNSRRLLYDMIDKEIANAQNGLSSGITLKLNNLVDKGLVDRLYAASSSGVPVNLLIRGMCSLIPELEGISDNIRVISIVDRYLEHDRVYIFDNAGDKRVYLSSADWMTRNIDYRIEVAAPLLDPRLKQRILDIIEILFSDTVKARYIDKELSNRYVPRGNRRKVRSQLAIYDYIKSLEQPD, from the coding sequence ATGGGTCAGGAAAAGTTATACATCGAGAAAGAGCTAAGCTGGTTAGCATTCAACGAACGTGTACTTCAGGAAGCGGCCGATAAAAGCAACCCGCTGATTGAGCGTATGCGTTTTTTAGGCATCTATTCCAACAATCTGGATGAGTTCTACAAGGTTCGCTTCGCCGAACTGAAACGCCGAATCATCATCAGCGAAGAACAGGGCTTAAACTCCCACTCGCGGCATCTGCTTGGAAAAATCCAGTCTCGCGTCATGAAAGCCGATCAGGAATTTGATGGCCTCTATAACGAGCTGCTGCTGGAAATGGCACGCAACCAAATCTTCCTGATCAACGAACGTCAGCTCTCCGCGAATCAGCAAAACTGGCTGCGCCACTATTTCAAACATTATCTGCGCCAGCATATCACCCCGATTCTGATCAACCGTGAAACCGATCTGGTGCAGTTCCTGAAAGATGATTACACCTATCTGGCGGTAGAGATCATTCGTGGTGAGACCATTAACTATGCGCTGCTGGAAATACCGTCTGATAAAGTCCCGCGCTTTGTAAACCTGCCGCCGGAAACCCCGCGCCGACGCAAGCCGATGATCCTGCTGGACAACATCCTGCGCTACTGTCTGGACGATATCTTCAAAGGCTTCTTCGATTACGACGCGCTGAACGCCTACTCGATGAAGATGACCCGTGACGCCGAGTACGATCTGGTGCATGAGATGGAGGCCAGCCTGATGGAGCTGATGTCTTCCAGCCTGAAACAGCGCCTGACGGCAGAGCCGGTGCGTTTTGTCTATCAGCGCGATATGCCAGACGCGATGGTGGAGATGCTGCGCGATAAGCTGACCATCTCCCGCTACGACTCCATTATTCCCGGCGGGCGTTACCACAACTTCAAAGATTTCATCGGTTTCCCGAACGTTGGCAAAGCCAATCTGGTGAACAAACCGCTGCCGCGCCTGCGCCATATCTGGTTCGACAAGTTCCGCAACGGGTTCGACGCCATCCGCGAACGGGATGTGCTGCTCTACTATCCGTATCACACCTTTGAACACGTGCTGGAACTGCTGCGTCAGGCGTCGTTCGATCCGAACGTGCTGGCGATTAAAATCAACATTTATCGCGTGGCGAAAGATTCCCGCATTATCGATGCGATGATCCACGCGGCGCACAACGGCAAGAAAGTGACCGTGGTGGTTGAACTCCAGGCTCGCTTCGACGAAGAGGCCAACATCCACTGGGCGCGCCGACTGACGGAAGCGGGCGTGCACGTTATTTTCTCCGCGCCGGGGCTGAAAATTCACGCCAAGCTGTTCCTGATCTCCCGTAAAGAGGGCGACGACGTGGTGCGTTATGCCCATATCGGTACGGGTAACTTCAACGAGAAAACCGCGCGCATTTACACCGACTACTCGTTGCTGACGGCCGATGCGCGCATCACCAACGAAGTGCGTCGGGTGTTCAACTTCATTGAGAACCCATATCGCCCGGTGAGTTTCGATTATCTGCTGGTGTCCCCGCAGAACTCACGACGCCTGCTGTACGATATGATCGACAAAGAGATTGCCAATGCGCAGAACGGATTGTCGTCCGGCATCACGCTGAAGCTTAACAATCTGGTGGACAAAGGTCTGGTGGACCGCCTGTATGCGGCCTCCAGCTCCGGCGTTCCGGTTAATCTGCTCATTCGCGGCATGTGTTCGCTCATACCGGAACTGGAAGGCATCAGCGACAATATCCGCGTGATCAGCATTGTGGATCGCTATCTTGAACACGATCGCGTCTATATTTTCGATAACGCCGGTGATAAGCGCGTATACCTCTCTTCCGCCGACTGGATGACGCGTAATATTGATTACCGTATTGAAGTGGCGGCGCCGCTGCTGGATCCTCGCCTTAAGCAGCGTATTCTGGACATTATTGAGATCCTGTTCAGCGATACGGTGAAAGCACGTTATATCGACAAAGAACTCAGTAATCGCTATGTGCCGCGCGGCAATCGCCGTAAAGTGCGGTCCCAGCTGGCGATTTACGATTACATCAAATCACTTGAGCAACCCGATTAA
- the purN gene encoding phosphoribosylglycinamide formyltransferase, whose protein sequence is MKNIVVLISGNGSNLQAIIDACKQKKINGTIRAVFSNKADAFGLERAREANIPAHALEASQFAGREAFDRELVQEIDAYAPDVVVLAGYMRILSPAFVAHYAGRLLNIHPSLLPKYPGLHTHRQVLENGDEEHGTSVHFVTDELDGGPVILQAKVPVFDGDNEDDVTERVQTQEHAIYPLVVSWFVDGRLEMRNGAAWLDGVKLPPQGYAAEE, encoded by the coding sequence ATGAAAAACATCGTGGTGCTTATTTCCGGCAACGGAAGCAATTTGCAGGCAATCATAGACGCCTGCAAACAGAAGAAAATAAATGGCACCATTCGGGCAGTATTCAGCAATAAGGCCGATGCGTTCGGCCTTGAGCGCGCGCGGGAAGCGAACATTCCTGCGCACGCGCTGGAAGCCAGCCAGTTCGCCGGGCGTGAAGCCTTTGACCGTGAGCTGGTGCAGGAGATTGACGCCTACGCGCCTGACGTGGTGGTGCTGGCGGGCTATATGCGTATCCTCAGCCCGGCGTTTGTTGCACACTACGCCGGACGACTGCTCAATATCCACCCTTCCCTGCTGCCAAAATACCCCGGCCTGCACACCCATCGTCAGGTACTGGAGAACGGCGATGAGGAGCACGGCACCTCCGTGCATTTCGTCACCGACGAGCTGGACGGCGGCCCGGTCATTTTGCAGGCAAAAGTACCGGTCTTTGACGGCGACAACGAAGACGACGTGACCGAACGCGTGCAGACGCAAGAGCACGCCATTTATCCGCTGGTGGTAAGCTGGTTTGTCGACGGACGTCTGGAGATGCGCAACGGCGCCGCGTGGCTGGACGGCGTGAAGTTGCCCCCGCAGGGTTATGCGGCCGAAGAGTAG
- the purM gene encoding phosphoribosylformylglycinamidine cyclo-ligase — protein MTNKTSLSYKDAGVDIDAGNALVDRIKGVVKKTRRPEVMGGLGGFGALCALPQKYREPVLVSGTDGVGTKLRLAMDLKRHDTIGIDLVAMCVNDLVVQGAEPLFFLDYYATGKLDVDTAASVINGIAEGCLQSGCALVGGETAEMPGMYHGEDYDVAGFCVGVVEKSEIIDGSKVADGDVLVALASSGPHSNGYSLVRKILEVSGSDPLTTELDGKPLADHLLAPTRIYVKNVLDLIENVDVHAIAHLTGGGFWENIPRVLPDNTQAVIDASSWQWPSVFNWLQTAGNVSDHEMYRTFNCGVGMVIALPASEADKAVKLLTEKGENAWKIGTIKASDSEQRVVIE, from the coding sequence GTGACCAACAAAACTTCTCTCAGCTACAAAGATGCCGGTGTTGATATTGACGCAGGTAATGCGCTGGTTGACCGAATCAAAGGTGTGGTGAAAAAAACCCGCCGCCCGGAAGTGATGGGTGGCCTGGGTGGATTCGGCGCACTGTGCGCACTGCCGCAAAAATATCGTGAACCTGTGCTGGTCTCGGGTACGGATGGTGTCGGTACAAAACTGCGCCTGGCGATGGATCTTAAGCGTCACGATACGATCGGTATCGATCTGGTGGCGATGTGCGTCAACGACCTGGTGGTACAGGGTGCTGAGCCGCTGTTCTTCCTGGATTACTACGCGACCGGCAAGCTGGACGTGGATACCGCAGCCAGCGTCATTAACGGTATCGCGGAAGGCTGTCTGCAATCCGGCTGCGCGCTGGTCGGCGGTGAAACCGCTGAAATGCCAGGCATGTATCACGGTGAAGATTATGACGTCGCAGGCTTCTGCGTCGGCGTGGTAGAAAAATCAGAAATTATCGACGGCAGCAAAGTGGCTGACGGCGATGTGCTGGTTGCACTGGCCTCCAGCGGCCCGCACTCCAACGGCTACTCTCTGGTGCGTAAAATCCTCGAAGTGAGCGGCAGCGATCCGCTGACCACCGAGCTGGACGGCAAACCGCTGGCCGATCACCTGCTGGCCCCGACCCGCATCTACGTGAAAAACGTGCTGGATCTGATTGAGAACGTCGACGTTCACGCCATCGCTCACCTCACCGGCGGCGGCTTCTGGGAAAACATTCCGCGCGTGCTGCCGGACAATACCCAGGCGGTGATCGACGCATCCTCATGGCAGTGGCCGTCCGTCTTCAACTGGCTGCAAACCGCAGGCAACGTGAGCGATCACGAAATGTACCGCACCTTTAACTGCGGCGTTGGCATGGTTATCGCCCTGCCAGCAAGCGAAGCGGATAAAGCGGTTAAGCTGCTGACAGAAAAAGGTGAAAACGCGTGGAAAATCGGTACGATTAAAGCTTCCGATTCCGAACAGCGTGTGGTCATTGAATGA
- a CDS encoding 6-phospho-beta-glucosidase → MSGFKAGFLWGGAVAAHQLEGGWKEGGKGVSVADVMTAGAHGVPREITNGVLEGKNYPNHEAIDFYHRYKEDIKLFAEMGFKCFRTSIAWTRIFPKGDELEPNEAGLKFYDDLFDECLKHGIEPVITLSHFEMPFHLVTEYGGWRNRKLIDFFVRFAKVVFERYQHKVKYWMTFNEINNQANFHEDFAPFTNSGLKYAPGEDREPVMFQAAHYELVASALAVKAGREINPSLQIGCMIAMCPIYPLTCAPDDMMMAMNAMHRRYWFTDVHVRGKYPQHLLNYFERRGFALDITEEDKAALTQGCVDYIGFSYYMSFATKATADNPTLDYDESKSLVSNPYVQKSDWGWQIDPVGLRYSLNWFWDHYQLPLFIVENGFGAIDVQESDGTVNDQYRIDYLSAHIREMRKAVVEDGVDLMGYTPWGCIDLVSAGTGEMKKRYGFIFVDKDNEGNGTLNRSKKKSFDWYKQVIASNGEQL, encoded by the coding sequence ATGTCAGGATTTAAAGCAGGTTTTCTGTGGGGTGGGGCCGTGGCGGCGCACCAGCTTGAAGGCGGCTGGAAAGAGGGCGGCAAGGGCGTAAGCGTTGCCGATGTCATGACGGCAGGCGCCCACGGTGTACCGCGTGAAATCACCAATGGCGTTCTTGAGGGGAAAAATTACCCAAACCACGAAGCCATCGATTTCTATCACCGTTATAAAGAAGACATCAAGCTCTTTGCCGAGATGGGGTTCAAATGCTTCCGCACCTCCATCGCCTGGACACGAATCTTCCCGAAAGGCGACGAGCTGGAGCCGAACGAAGCGGGACTCAAATTCTATGACGATCTGTTCGACGAGTGCCTGAAGCACGGCATCGAACCGGTTATTACGCTTTCCCACTTCGAGATGCCTTTCCACCTGGTCACGGAATATGGCGGCTGGCGCAACCGTAAGCTGATCGACTTCTTTGTCCGCTTTGCGAAGGTCGTTTTTGAGCGCTACCAGCATAAAGTGAAGTACTGGATGACCTTTAACGAGATCAACAACCAGGCTAACTTCCACGAAGACTTTGCGCCATTTACCAACTCCGGGCTGAAGTATGCGCCGGGAGAAGACCGCGAGCCAGTGATGTTCCAGGCGGCGCACTATGAACTGGTGGCCAGTGCCCTGGCGGTGAAAGCGGGGCGCGAGATCAACCCGTCGCTACAAATCGGCTGCATGATTGCTATGTGTCCGATCTATCCGCTGACCTGTGCCCCGGACGATATGATGATGGCGATGAACGCCATGCATCGCCGCTACTGGTTCACCGACGTCCACGTGCGCGGCAAGTATCCGCAGCATCTGCTCAACTACTTTGAACGTCGCGGCTTCGCGCTGGATATCACCGAAGAAGATAAAGCGGCGCTGACGCAGGGCTGCGTGGATTACATCGGGTTCAGCTACTACATGTCTTTCGCCACCAAAGCGACGGCGGATAACCCGACGCTGGATTACGACGAGAGCAAGAGCCTGGTCTCTAACCCGTACGTGCAGAAATCCGACTGGGGCTGGCAGATTGACCCGGTCGGGCTGCGCTACTCCCTGAACTGGTTCTGGGATCACTACCAACTGCCGCTGTTCATTGTTGAAAACGGCTTTGGCGCGATCGACGTGCAGGAGAGCGACGGCACGGTGAATGACCAGTACCGCATCGACTACCTTTCAGCGCACATCCGCGAGATGAGAAAAGCGGTAGTGGAAGATGGCGTGGATCTGATGGGTTATACCCCGTGGGGCTGTATCGACTTGGTTTCTGCCGGAACGGGCGAAATGAAAAAACGCTATGGCTTTATCTTTGTCGATAAAGATAACGAAGGGAATGGCACGCTGAACCGCAGTAAGAAGAAATCGTTCGACTGGTATAAGCAGGTGATTGCGAGCAACGGCGAGCAGCTATAA
- the upp gene encoding uracil phosphoribosyltransferase, with product MKIVEVKHPLVKHKLGLMREHDISTKRFRELASEVGSLLTYEATSDLETEKVTIEGWNGPVQVEQIKGKKITVVPILRAGLGMMEGVLEHVPSARISVVGIYRNEETLEPVPYFQKLVSNIDERMALVVDPMLATGGSMIATIDLLKKAGCSSIKVLVLVAAPEGIAALEKAHPDVELYTASVDQGLNEHGYIIPGLGDAGDKIFGTK from the coding sequence ATGAAGATTGTGGAAGTGAAACACCCACTCGTTAAACACAAGTTGGGCCTGATGCGTGAGCATGACATCAGCACGAAGCGTTTTCGCGAACTGGCTTCTGAAGTGGGCAGCCTGCTGACCTACGAAGCGACCTCCGATCTGGAAACGGAAAAAGTGACCATCGAAGGCTGGAACGGCCCGGTACAGGTTGAGCAGATCAAAGGTAAAAAAATTACCGTTGTGCCAATCCTGCGTGCGGGTCTGGGCATGATGGAAGGCGTGCTGGAGCATGTTCCAAGCGCGCGTATCAGCGTGGTGGGTATCTACCGTAACGAAGAGACGCTTGAGCCAGTCCCGTACTTCCAGAAGCTGGTATCCAATATCGACGAGCGCATGGCGCTGGTGGTTGACCCGATGCTGGCGACCGGTGGTTCGATGATTGCCACCATCGACCTGCTGAAAAAAGCAGGATGTAGCAGCATTAAAGTGCTGGTGCTGGTCGCGGCGCCGGAAGGTATCGCGGCGCTGGAAAAAGCGCACCCGGACGTTGAACTCTATACCGCGTCTGTCGACCAAGGGCTGAACGAGCACGGGTACATCATCCCGGGGCTGGGCGATGCCGGCGATAAGATTTTTGGTACTAAATAA
- the uraA gene encoding uracil permease: MTRRAIGVSERPPLLQTIPLSLQHLFAMFGATVLVPILFHINPATVLLFNGIGTLLYLFICKGKIPAYLGSSFAFISPVLLLLPLGYEVALGGFIMCGVLFCLVSFIVKKAGTGWLDVMFPPAAMGAIVAVIGLELAGVAANMAGLLPADGQSPDSKTIIISLVTLGVTVFGSVLFRGFMAIIPILIGVLAGYALSFVMGVVDTTPIAEAHWFALPTFYTPRFEWFAIFTILPAALVVIAEHVGHLVVTANIVKRDLIRDPGLHRSMFANGFSTIISGFFGSTPNTTYGENIGVMAITRVYSTWVIGGAAIIAILLSCVGKLAAAIQIIPVPVMGGVSLLLYGVIGASGIRVLIESKVDYSKAQNLILTSVILIIGVSGAKVHIGAAELKGMALATIVGVGLSLIFKLISVIRPEEVVLDADDSEKAPH; this comes from the coding sequence ATGACGCGCCGTGCTATCGGGGTGAGTGAAAGACCGCCGCTTTTACAGACAATCCCGCTTAGTTTGCAGCACCTGTTCGCCATGTTTGGCGCAACCGTGCTGGTGCCAATCCTGTTTCACATTAACCCGGCTACCGTGCTGCTGTTTAACGGCATCGGTACGCTGCTTTACCTCTTCATCTGTAAAGGCAAAATCCCGGCCTATCTGGGATCGAGCTTTGCGTTTATCTCACCGGTGTTATTGCTGCTGCCGCTGGGTTATGAGGTCGCGCTGGGCGGCTTTATCATGTGTGGCGTGCTGTTCTGCCTCGTTTCCTTCATCGTGAAGAAAGCGGGTACCGGCTGGCTGGACGTCATGTTCCCGCCTGCGGCGATGGGCGCCATCGTTGCCGTCATCGGCCTGGAGCTGGCGGGCGTGGCGGCGAACATGGCTGGTCTGCTGCCTGCGGACGGTCAGTCACCGGATTCCAAAACCATCATCATCTCGCTGGTGACGCTGGGCGTGACGGTGTTTGGCTCCGTGCTGTTCCGCGGTTTCATGGCGATTATCCCGATCCTGATCGGCGTGCTGGCGGGCTACGCGCTCTCCTTCGTGATGGGCGTTGTGGACACCACCCCGATTGCCGAGGCGCACTGGTTCGCGCTGCCAACTTTCTACACCCCGCGCTTCGAATGGTTTGCCATTTTCACCATTCTGCCTGCCGCGCTGGTGGTGATTGCGGAACACGTTGGCCACCTGGTGGTCACGGCGAACATCGTGAAGCGCGACCTGATCCGCGACCCGGGCCTGCACCGCTCCATGTTTGCCAACGGTTTCTCGACCATCATCTCCGGTTTCTTCGGTTCCACGCCAAACACGACTTACGGTGAGAACATCGGCGTAATGGCGATCACCCGCGTCTACAGCACCTGGGTTATCGGCGGCGCGGCGATCATCGCCATTCTGCTCTCCTGCGTCGGCAAGCTGGCGGCAGCGATCCAGATTATCCCGGTGCCGGTGATGGGCGGCGTTTCCCTGCTGCTGTACGGAGTAATCGGCGCGTCCGGTATTCGCGTGCTGATTGAATCCAAAGTGGATTACAGCAAGGCGCAGAACCTGATCCTGACCTCCGTTATCCTGATCATCGGCGTGAGCGGCGCGAAGGTGCACATCGGTGCGGCTGAGTTAAAAGGCATGGCGCTGGCGACCATCGTCGGTGTCGGCCTGAGCCTGATTTTCAAGCTGATCTCGGTGATCCGCCCGGAAGAGGTGGTGCTGGACGCGGACGACAGCGAAAAAGCGCCACATTGA
- a CDS encoding DnaA inactivator Hda, translated as MNGPAQLSLPLYLPDDETFASFWPGDNPSLLAALQNVLRQEHSGYIYIWSREGAGRSHLLHAACAELSARGDAVGYVPLDKRTWFVPEVLEGMEHLSLVCIDNIECVAGDEPWEMAIFNLYNRILESGKTRLLITGDRPPRQLNLGLPDLASRLDWGQIYKLQPLSDEDKLQALQLRARLRGFELPEDVGRFLLKRLDREMRTLFDTLDQLDRASITAQRKLTIPFVKDILKL; from the coding sequence CTGAACGGACCGGCACAGCTCTCTCTGCCACTTTATCTCCCTGACGACGAAACTTTCGCGAGTTTCTGGCCGGGTGATAACCCCTCTTTACTGGCTGCACTGCAAAACGTGCTGCGCCAGGAACACAGCGGATACATCTATATCTGGTCACGCGAAGGCGCGGGGCGCAGCCACCTGCTGCATGCCGCCTGTGCGGAGCTTTCGGCCCGCGGTGACGCGGTAGGCTATGTGCCGCTGGATAAACGCACCTGGTTTGTGCCTGAGGTGCTGGAGGGCATGGAACATCTCTCCCTGGTCTGCATCGATAATATTGAATGCGTGGCGGGGGATGAGCCGTGGGAAATGGCAATCTTTAACCTCTACAACCGCATTCTGGAGTCGGGCAAAACCCGGCTGCTGATCACCGGCGATCGTCCGCCGCGTCAGCTCAATCTTGGTCTGCCGGATCTGGCGTCTCGTCTGGACTGGGGACAAATCTACAAGCTGCAACCGCTGTCGGATGAAGACAAACTTCAGGCGCTTCAGCTGCGGGCAAGACTGCGCGGCTTCGAGCTGCCGGAAGACGTGGGCCGTTTCCTGCTGAAACGGCTGGACCGCGAAATGCGCACGCTCTTTGATACCCTAGATCAGCTCGATCGCGCCTCCATCACCGCCCAGCGCAAGCTGACCATTCCGTTTGTGAAAGATATTCTTAAGCTTTGA
- a CDS encoding leucyl aminopeptidase family protein: protein MITYQFINALSDAKPQCHFIASASCTLLPETALVAEMRASDGIADTRFGCAPFGRITLLPDALWHDALTEGLLTALRPLLATPTSAELLLDVTDIDDVVLVQVLRFLFNQAHRLSDLKLKKTDEAVRLTCITALCLPEQQAKLETIFRQQQAVAHGMVAARRLADTPSDRCTPQFVVEEAQKLCAAFPALRCDVLDETQIVEQGLGLLHAVGKGATCPPRLLAIHYEGAHDGPVRCYVGKGITFDTGGLWLKEGAGMYTMKYDMCGAANVLGLMLTVAELKLPVRIMGVLALAENAIGPEAMQPGTVATACNGTTVEINNTDAEGRLVLADAIAWASKRHPQARYIIDMATLTGAVVKALGYALSGLMTQDEPLRAALTQAGKQSGDEVWSLPLDARLKKQTDSAIADLCNTPTNNAAISASAAWLLHHFCPPTIPWAHLDISGTALWRENGRSVASGRPIPLLVEHLLGDL, encoded by the coding sequence ATGATCACGTATCAGTTTATCAACGCGCTTTCAGACGCGAAGCCGCAATGCCATTTTATCGCATCCGCCTCCTGTACGCTTTTGCCTGAAACAGCGCTCGTCGCCGAGATGCGCGCGTCTGACGGCATTGCAGACACGCGCTTTGGCTGCGCGCCATTTGGCCGCATCACTCTGCTGCCGGATGCGCTCTGGCATGACGCCCTGACCGAAGGGTTGCTCACCGCCCTGCGACCGCTGCTTGCCACCCCCACCAGCGCCGAACTCTTGCTGGACGTGACGGATATCGACGATGTGGTGCTGGTGCAGGTACTGCGTTTTCTCTTTAACCAGGCGCACAGGCTCAGTGACCTTAAGCTGAAGAAAACGGACGAAGCGGTGCGTCTTACCTGCATCACCGCCCTCTGCCTGCCGGAACAGCAGGCGAAGCTGGAAACAATCTTCCGCCAGCAGCAGGCTGTCGCCCACGGCATGGTCGCGGCGCGACGTCTGGCGGATACGCCGTCTGACCGCTGCACGCCGCAGTTTGTCGTCGAAGAGGCGCAAAAACTGTGTGCCGCCTTCCCTGCCCTGCGGTGTGACGTACTGGACGAAACGCAAATCGTTGAGCAAGGGCTTGGGTTGCTGCACGCCGTCGGCAAAGGGGCGACCTGCCCGCCGCGGCTGCTGGCTATTCATTATGAGGGTGCCCACGACGGCCCGGTACGCTGCTACGTGGGAAAAGGCATTACCTTTGATACCGGCGGCCTGTGGCTGAAAGAGGGCGCGGGCATGTACACCATGAAATACGACATGTGCGGTGCGGCCAACGTGCTGGGGCTGATGCTGACCGTGGCAGAGCTGAAATTACCCGTGCGCATTATGGGCGTGCTGGCGCTGGCGGAAAACGCCATAGGCCCGGAGGCCATGCAGCCCGGCACGGTGGCGACAGCCTGCAACGGCACCACCGTTGAAATCAACAATACCGATGCTGAAGGTCGGCTGGTGCTGGCGGACGCCATCGCCTGGGCCAGTAAACGGCATCCGCAGGCTCGCTATATCATTGATATGGCGACCTTAACCGGTGCAGTGGTGAAAGCGCTGGGCTATGCGCTAAGCGGATTAATGACCCAGGATGAACCGCTGCGCGCGGCGCTGACGCAGGCGGGAAAACAGAGCGGTGACGAGGTGTGGTCCCTGCCGCTGGACGCCCGGCTGAAAAAGCAGACCGACAGCGCCATCGCCGATCTGTGCAACACGCCGACCAACAACGCGGCAATCAGCGCCTCGGCGGCATGGCTGCTGCATCACTTTTGCCCGCCGACAATCCCGTGGGCGCATCTGGATATCAGCGGCACGGCGCTGTGGCGAGAAAATGGACGGAGCGTGGCGTCGGGAAGACCGATTCCGCTGCTGGTAGAGCACTTGCTGGGGGATCTTTAG
- a CDS encoding N(4)-(beta-N-acetylglucosaminyl)-L-asparaginase: MWGIIATWRMALEGVTESASALAAGKPVATAVVDAVAAVEDFPLYKSVGYGGLPTENGEVELDAAYMDGDTLAFGAVGNLVDIANPVRVAHALSRQRYNSLLVGQGAREWALSQGFADKTMLTDRAMQHYRKRCRETLDKGLSPYDGHDTVGIIGLDKQGSMSVATSTSGLFMKKRGRLGDSPIIGSGFYCDSETGAATATGVGEDLMKGCTSYEIVRRMAQGMSPQQAADSVVFELEDKLMSRFGRAGDLSVVCMNNKGEFGAATNIKTFSFVVATDRQPLTVYRTERLREKTHYHAVDDEWMQAYAARIRAPIEES, encoded by the coding sequence ATGTGGGGAATTATCGCTACCTGGCGAATGGCGCTTGAAGGCGTAACGGAGTCCGCATCTGCCCTGGCGGCAGGGAAACCGGTCGCGACGGCGGTTGTTGATGCCGTCGCTGCCGTGGAGGACTTTCCGCTGTATAAATCCGTCGGCTACGGCGGCCTGCCGACCGAGAACGGCGAGGTGGAGCTGGACGCGGCCTATATGGACGGCGACACGCTGGCGTTCGGCGCCGTGGGCAATCTGGTGGATATCGCCAACCCGGTGCGCGTGGCGCACGCGCTTAGCCGCCAGCGTTATAACAGCCTGCTGGTCGGCCAGGGCGCGCGCGAATGGGCGCTGAGCCAGGGCTTTGCCGACAAAACCATGCTCACGGATCGGGCCATGCAGCACTACCGCAAGCGCTGCCGCGAGACGCTGGACAAGGGGTTAAGCCCCTACGACGGACATGACACTGTTGGTATTATCGGCCTCGATAAGCAGGGTTCGATGAGTGTCGCCACCTCCACCAGCGGTCTGTTTATGAAAAAACGCGGTCGCCTCGGTGACTCCCCCATCATCGGCTCCGGCTTTTACTGCGACAGCGAAACCGGCGCGGCCACCGCCACGGGCGTCGGCGAAGATTTGATGAAAGGCTGCACCAGCTACGAAATCGTTCGCCGGATGGCGCAGGGTATGTCGCCGCAGCAGGCTGCGGATTCGGTGGTGTTCGAGCTGGAAGACAAGCTGATGTCGCGCTTTGGTCGCGCGGGCGATCTCTCCGTGGTGTGCATGAACAACAAGGGCGAGTTCGGCGCCGCGACCAACATCAAAACCTTCTCGTTTGTGGTGGCGACGGATCGTCAGCCTCTCACGGTTTATCGTACCGAACGTCTGCGGGAGAAAACGCACTATCACGCGGTAGATGATGAGTGGATGCAGGCCTATGCCGCGCGGATCCGTGCGCCGATTGAGGAGTCATGA